The Oncorhynchus clarkii lewisi isolate Uvic-CL-2024 chromosome 29, UVic_Ocla_1.0, whole genome shotgun sequence genome contains a region encoding:
- the LOC139388281 gene encoding endosialin-like, producing the protein MVQMGKMSCALRSCALLTVLCACWPPWTLGQELQEQDALCTADGCYAVYFQRKTFRESARFCKDKRGSLATLKSSEEAAMVHELLSSVEQRGPRARVRLWIGLHRQPRQCSATRPLRGFQWITGEQDTQYRNWLRADSPSTCAAPRCVVISVNTAADTREQHDNFKWLDGSCSLAVDGFMCHYTYRGMCPSLKSEGGGPALYTTPFSLLSTILTHIPFGSVATLPCPDNEDSLGDQSVLCMLREDGSVGWSKDAPLCSDGPQDWCEEENGGCEHFCQNADTHYYCECSEGFTLAEDGQTCQPNHSCGTANCEFDCEENTKGFRCKCPNGYLLAPGGRNCLDVDECLQAPCPHICVNAPGTFECRCNEGYEPDEDGECVDVDECKDSSSCAHRCENTPGSYACHCRQGFTELPDDPGLCQDIDDCQISTSCHQKCLNYVGGFECYCEAGYELQSDQYSCKAIPEGEHEYSSTATSSYQTSFSWVPEFPDWVTDTTALEWLTEQTSLERLPTEKTASMPVPHRPSNDHNSHWDVLTRRKPAQNTVTPLPSSSSQEDDVTQSQEGDPSVVPSVSESHHPAVQNDRGAGRVVETPDSNSEIKAATTPTITLRVPLPAQTTAFALGAERPDSKGKRKQDKSWLLVALLVPLCVFIVVMLALGIVYCTSCAVEQNKRITDCYRWIVTSKSEDKNKAKSPA; encoded by the coding sequence ATGGTACAGATGGGGAAGATGAGCTGTGCCTTGCGCTCCTGTGCTCTTCTGACAGTCTTGTGTGCCTGCTGGCCTCCCTGGACTCTGGGACAAGAGCTGCAGGAACAAGATGCCCTCTGCACTGCAGATGGCTGCTACGCCGTCTATTTCCAACGTAAGACTTTTCGGGAATCTGCAAGGTTCTGCAAGGACAAACGTGGTTCCCTGGCAACCCTAAAGAGTTCTGAGGAAGCGGCTATGGTCCATGAGCTCCTTTCGTCGGTGGAGCAGCGCGGCCCTCGGGCCAGGGTCAGACTGTGGATTGGGCTCCATCGCCAGCCCAGGCAGTGCTCTGCCACACGCCCACTCAGGGGATTCCAATGGATCACAGGTGAACAGGACACCCAGTACAGAAACTGGCTGAGAGCGGACTCACCTAGTACCTGTGCCGCACCCCGCTGTGTCGTCATAAGCGTCAACACTGCTGCTGACACCCGGGAGCAGCACGACAACTTCAAATGGCTGGATGGCTCCTGCTCACTGGCTGTGGATGGATTCATGTGTCACTACACCTACCGGGGGATGTGCCCTTCTCtgaagagtgagggagggggaccTGCACTGTATACCACCCCTTTCAGCCTGCTCAGCACCATCCTCACTCACATCCCCTTTGGTTCAGTAGCCACCTTGCCCTGCCCAGATAATGAAGACAGCTTAGGAGACCAGTCTGTTCTTTGCATGCtgagggaggatgggagtgtGGGCTGGTCAAAGGATGCCCCCCTCTGCTCTGATGGCCCCCAGGACTGGTGTGAAGAGGAAAATGGTGGCTGTGAGCATTTCTGTCAGAATGCTGACACACACTATTACTGTGAGTGTTCTGAAGGCTTCACACTGGCAGAGGACGGCCAGACCTGCCAGCCGAACCATTCCTGTGGCACGGCCAACTGTGAGTTTGACTGTGAAGAGAATACTAAAGGATTCCGCTGCAAATGTCCAAATGGTTACCTGTTGGCACCTGGTGGACGCAACTGCCTGGATGTTGATGAGTGTCTGCAGGCGCCCTGCCCTCATATCTGTGTAAATGCTCCTGGGACATTTGAGTGTCGCTGCAATGAGGGCTACGAGCCTGATGAAGACGGAGAATGTGTGGATGTCGATGAATGCAAAGATTCCAGCAGCTGTGCACACAGATGTGAGAACACCCCTGGTTCCTATGCCTGCCACTGCCGCCAAGGCTTCACTGAGCTGCCCGATGATCCAGGCTTATGCCAGGACATCGATGATTGTCAGATCTCCACAAGCTGCCACCAGAAGTGTCTCAACTATGTGGGTGGGTTTGAGTGCTATTGTGAGGCAGGGTACGAGCTGCAGTCAGACCAGTATTCCTGTAAGGCCATTCCAGAGGGTGAACATGAGTATTCATCCACAGCTACCTCATCCTACCAAACCTCTTTCTCCTGGGTCCCCGAATTCCCAGACTGGGTTACTGACACCACAGCTTTGGAGTGGCTGACAGAGCAGACCAGCCTTGAGAGGCTTCCTACTGAGAAGACAGCCTCTATGCCGGTTCCACACAGGCCGTCGAATGACCATAACTCACACTGGGATGTTCTCACACGGAGAAAGCCTGCTCAGAACACTGTCACACCCTTGCCCAGCTCATCCTCCCAGGAAGATGATGTCACTCAAAGCCAAGAAGGTGATCCCTCAGTGGTGCCCAGCGTTAGTGAGAGCCACCACCCAGCAGTCCAGAATGACAGGGGGGCTGGGAGAGTGGTAGAAACCCCAGACAGTAACTCTGAGATTAAGGCCGccaccacccccaccatcacACTCAGAGTCCCACTTCCAGCCCAAACAACAGCATTCGCATTAGGGGCAGAGCGGCCTGACAGTAAGGGCAAAAGGAAGCAGGACAAGAGCTGGCTTCTCGTAGCACTCCTGGTGCCCCTGTGTGTTTTCATTGTGGTGATGCTGGCTCTGGGCATTGTGTACTGCACTAGCTGTGCTGTAGAACaaaacaagagaatcactgactgTTACCGCTGGATCGTCACCTCCAAATCAGAGGACAAGAACAAGGCGAAATCTCCTGCTTGA